One window of Nostoc sp. TCL26-01 genomic DNA carries:
- a CDS encoding tyrosine-type recombinase/integrase, with the protein MTKVEWAISPHTELRFSCVFDPKTCLPIEPIQRFLNYCRKRQLAPNTVSTYTYRLVDFWRWLESKSLNWYDVGLNELADFVNWYLLGGEVEESGENVREIVAKRSPRTVNQAVTAIQEFYTYHTIEGRIEEKHFTLLAHGWGKRVGFLRGIAKSNPDRRKRIKIKEPKLFSGCLLDEEVATLANACTTYRDRLIIMLLRSTGVRRGELLGLHLEDVKDLDFSGRIRIVRREDNPNRAMAKGREREIPIIYHRSAIQETFHAYLLEEYPPQAETLGGGMLFVNLSSKWVGQAMSLVRLNKLFDQLHKRTGIKAHPHLFRHTFATRMLQDNYLDQYVQQLLGHRSIATTKDIYSHVLDEMTLDQYLREEEN; encoded by the coding sequence ATGACCAAGGTAGAATGGGCGATATCCCCTCACACAGAGTTACGATTTAGCTGTGTCTTCGACCCTAAAACCTGCTTACCCATAGAGCCAATCCAAAGATTTTTGAACTACTGTAGAAAGCGACAATTAGCACCGAATACAGTAAGTACATACACTTATCGACTGGTAGACTTTTGGCGCTGGCTAGAATCCAAATCTCTCAACTGGTATGACGTTGGGTTAAATGAATTAGCAGACTTTGTGAATTGGTACTTGCTAGGTGGTGAAGTTGAAGAATCTGGTGAAAATGTTAGAGAAATTGTTGCCAAAAGGAGTCCTCGCACTGTCAATCAAGCAGTCACCGCCATCCAAGAATTTTATACCTATCACACAATTGAAGGCAGGATTGAAGAAAAACATTTCACTCTACTAGCGCATGGTTGGGGAAAACGAGTCGGCTTTCTTAGAGGAATCGCTAAAAGCAATCCTGATAGACGCAAACGCATCAAAATAAAAGAACCGAAACTCTTCAGTGGTTGTCTACTAGATGAAGAAGTCGCAACCTTAGCCAACGCCTGTACAACTTATCGAGACAGGTTAATTATCATGCTGCTGCGCTCAACAGGAGTGCGGCGGGGAGAACTGTTAGGATTACATTTGGAAGATGTCAAGGACTTAGATTTCAGCGGACGCATTCGGATTGTACGCAGAGAAGACAATCCTAATCGCGCAATGGCTAAAGGAAGAGAACGAGAAATCCCCATTATTTACCATCGTTCAGCTATTCAAGAGACCTTTCATGCCTACTTACTAGAAGAATATCCGCCTCAAGCCGAAACTTTGGGAGGCGGGATGTTATTCGTCAATTTATCAAGTAAATGGGTAGGGCAAGCGATGTCCTTAGTTCGCCTAAATAAATTATTTGACCAACTCCACAAACGAACAGGAATTAAAGCACATCCCCACTTATTTCGCCATACCTTCGCTACTAGAATGCTGCAAGATAATTACCTTGACCAATATGTACAACAGCTTTTAGGACATCGTTCAATTGCCACAACGAAAGACATTTACAGTCATGTTCTCGATGAAATGACCCTAGACCAATACTTAAGAGAAGAAGAAAATTAA
- a CDS encoding tyrosine-type recombinase/integrase, producing the protein MAEAFAPQALQERIALSELGKQWINDPLMNQDVWSLLELGYSQEECRINGHYHLYFHKFSLPWLKRLTQLTIKASIRERYSLGRIIHRVGCLNHLDRFLCNYGYTQPQSLTEALLHQFISEINSGNRQNAIAYALNLWKEEQWLSIAFTPIKLKKKSPKIETIPEEVLYQIYEKFDLFPPTLERLFRLQLVLGCRIGEILTMPRHSLKQEGDKWFLLRWVEKRKHWRFVQIHPLVAELVQEQQRFLDAQFGRDSEFDKLFCTVYTHHQSIPWADRELGTTLFYKPQSITRLRISNWLINFREVADLKDKHGNRFKLTSHMFRRTKASIMAHCEVEDEYIAAVLGHGSLDMLPHYRQRSLIRLEKEANLKGYVDMYGRVTSFKPRKTRYEKLANLLKVSTPLGECHRPTMLGDCQHRYACLSCPHHRITPEDKSQLEADVNCLQQDLIQAQKNGQERRVTEIANLLALIKNRFDGLSELQNLQEQKNHG; encoded by the coding sequence ATGGCAGAAGCATTTGCACCACAAGCATTACAGGAGCGAATCGCACTCTCTGAGTTAGGGAAACAGTGGATTAATGATCCTTTGATGAATCAAGATGTTTGGTCACTGTTAGAATTGGGTTATAGCCAAGAAGAATGCCGAATTAATGGACATTATCATCTTTACTTTCACAAGTTTTCACTGCCTTGGTTAAAACGGCTGACCCAACTAACCATTAAAGCCAGCATTCGAGAGCGATATTCCCTCGGTCGGATTATTCATCGAGTTGGCTGTTTAAACCATTTAGATCGTTTTTTGTGTAATTATGGATATACACAACCCCAATCTTTGACAGAAGCACTCCTCCATCAATTTATTAGCGAAATTAATAGCGGTAATCGTCAGAATGCGATTGCTTACGCCCTCAATCTTTGGAAAGAAGAACAGTGGCTCTCAATTGCCTTTACCCCGATTAAACTCAAAAAAAAATCTCCTAAAATTGAAACAATTCCAGAGGAAGTACTTTACCAAATCTACGAGAAATTCGATTTATTCCCCCCGACACTTGAAAGACTTTTTCGCTTGCAATTGGTGTTAGGCTGCCGCATTGGAGAAATTCTCACTATGCCACGCCATAGCCTGAAACAGGAAGGTGACAAATGGTTCTTACTACGTTGGGTTGAAAAACGCAAACACTGGCGGTTTGTTCAGATTCATCCTCTAGTAGCTGAATTAGTTCAAGAACAGCAGAGATTTCTCGATGCTCAATTTGGGAGAGATTCTGAATTCGATAAACTATTTTGTACCGTTTATACTCATCATCAAAGTATTCCTTGGGCTGATAGAGAACTAGGCACAACACTGTTCTATAAACCCCAATCAATTACCAGATTGAGAATTAGTAACTGGCTAATTAATTTTCGAGAAGTAGCAGACTTAAAAGACAAACATGGCAACAGATTTAAACTAACTAGCCACATGTTTCGCCGCACCAAAGCCAGCATTATGGCTCATTGTGAAGTAGAGGATGAATATATCGCCGCCGTACTAGGTCACGGTTCCTTAGATATGCTACCTCATTATCGTCAGCGTTCGCTTATCAGGTTAGAAAAAGAAGCTAATCTCAAAGGTTATGTGGATATGTATGGTCGAGTTACTTCTTTTAAACCGAGAAAAACTAGGTATGAAAAATTAGCTAATCTCCTCAAAGTTAGTACACCTCTGGGAGAATGTCATCGTCCAACCATGTTAGGAGATTGTCAACATCGCTATGCCTGTTTAAGTTGTCCTCATCATCGGATAACGCCCGAAGATAAATCTCAGTTAGAAGCTGACGTGAACTGCTTACAGCAAGACCTAATTCAAGCTCAAAAAAACGGACAAGAAAGACGAGTGACTGAGATTGCTAACTTATTAGCTTTAATCAAAAATCGTTTTGATGGCTTATCAGAATTGCAAAATCTTCAAGAGCAGAAAAATCATGGGTAA
- a CDS encoding integrase, whose protein sequence is MGKRKHQPISIHQTLDGTLQVNWKTDYVGEFICPQCNQGQLNRFSYSKGSVCKLRLGCDFCHQVTYLTGQLQHLPISIHQTLQETLSVNWAEKYSGEFICPQCNQGQISKFHYADGQSHQLKLGCNSCSLKTLLCCQVPPQFHGYRQHLVCPNPLCHQIGPDGQKGWIYETFQTTSSQSNCRCYFCHINFHPNATSYGSWAGYQQEETLLNFCFDDDVWDFRHFIKNSPVRILNFKSIKPEWFRVLVKQYLYSLLKSGRFSASAKPMNSLVALRQFSQILKPNNIHHLPEISRELILAFLDLNQSNCSRTIREKLYNLKDFFDFFGLESQSLVRHRDIPKQTIQDVDWLDEITRQRIKQHLDKIPAPVASHYLLQEYTAARPADICQMAFDCLVEENAQWYIKFYQHKVERWHRLPAPREIRQVIEQQQQWIRKTFGSDYPYLFCHFRSIKQSSYPSFSSLKPLPNPPQVTASGNPMVRLIRLLIEQEDIRDSNGIKPYFTGKITRASRLQEVRAKHGMEAAQLYADHLSNETTFQHYAPPTREQVAAVDLPFQELLLNSQNRFLPWQTLPESLLKNPSSHELDLEITPRLVVYGHCTLDPKTNCIYNLYPKCYGCSSFRPSTSKLSLYERQYAGEHKRMESAKQAGAALAYEESKATLEAMDKWLSDLRKVANGEAT, encoded by the coding sequence ATGGGTAAACGCAAGCATCAACCGATTTCAATTCACCAGACTCTTGACGGTACTTTACAAGTTAATTGGAAGACAGATTATGTTGGTGAGTTTATCTGTCCTCAGTGCAATCAGGGACAATTAAACAGATTTTCTTACTCAAAAGGGTCTGTTTGTAAACTGAGATTGGGATGTGATTTTTGTCATCAAGTAACGTACTTAACTGGTCAACTTCAACACTTACCTATTTCCATTCATCAAACTCTTCAAGAAACTCTGTCAGTCAATTGGGCAGAAAAGTATTCTGGAGAATTTATCTGCCCTCAGTGTAATCAGGGACAAATCAGCAAATTTCATTATGCTGATGGGCAAAGTCATCAACTCAAACTAGGATGTAATTCTTGCTCCCTTAAAACCCTGCTTTGTTGTCAAGTTCCACCTCAGTTTCACGGTTATCGCCAGCATTTAGTTTGCCCTAATCCCCTGTGCCATCAAATTGGCCCTGATGGACAGAAAGGGTGGATTTACGAGACCTTTCAAACAACTAGCAGCCAGAGTAATTGCCGCTGTTACTTCTGCCACATAAATTTTCACCCTAACGCCACAAGTTATGGCAGTTGGGCTGGGTATCAACAAGAAGAAACTTTATTGAATTTCTGTTTTGATGATGATGTTTGGGATTTTCGCCATTTTATCAAAAACTCACCCGTGAGAATCCTTAACTTTAAATCAATTAAACCTGAGTGGTTTCGCGTCCTAGTCAAGCAATATCTATATTCTTTACTCAAATCAGGTAGGTTTTCTGCTAGTGCAAAACCGATGAATTCTCTGGTGGCTTTGCGTCAGTTTAGTCAAATTTTGAAGCCAAATAATATCCACCACCTCCCTGAGATTAGCCGGGAACTAATCTTAGCCTTTCTCGACCTCAACCAAAGTAACTGTAGTCGAACCATTCGAGAAAAGCTATATAACCTCAAAGATTTTTTTGATTTTTTCGGATTAGAATCTCAAAGCTTAGTTCGTCATCGAGATATTCCTAAACAGACCATTCAGGATGTGGATTGGTTGGATGAAATTACCCGTCAAAGGATTAAACAGCATCTTGACAAAATCCCTGCTCCTGTTGCTAGTCACTACTTGCTGCAAGAATATACGGCTGCTCGTCCAGCAGATATCTGTCAGATGGCTTTTGATTGTTTAGTTGAAGAAAATGCTCAATGGTATATCAAGTTTTATCAGCATAAGGTAGAACGATGGCACAGACTACCTGCCCCTCGTGAGATTAGACAAGTCATTGAACAACAACAGCAATGGATTAGGAAAACCTTTGGCTCAGATTACCCCTATTTGTTTTGTCATTTTAGAAGTATTAAACAGAGTTCTTACCCCTCGTTTTCTAGTCTTAAACCATTGCCCAATCCCCCTCAAGTAACAGCAAGTGGAAATCCAATGGTTCGTCTTATTCGTCTGTTGATAGAGCAAGAAGACATTCGTGATAGCAATGGTATTAAACCCTACTTTACAGGTAAGATTACCCGCGCTAGTCGCCTGCAAGAAGTCAGGGCTAAACATGGAATGGAAGCAGCTCAACTCTATGCTGACCACCTCAGTAATGAAACTACATTTCAGCACTATGCACCTCCCACTAGGGAGCAAGTAGCGGCAGTAGATTTACCTTTTCAGGAACTACTGCTGAATTCACAAAACCGCTTCCTCCCCTGGCAAACCTTACCTGAAAGCCTCCTCAAAAACCCTTCATCTCACGAACTCGACCTGGAAATTACACCTCGTCTGGTGGTCTATGGCCACTGCACCCTTGACCCCAAAACAAACTGTATCTACAACCTCTACCCCAAATGTTACGGCTGTAGTAGTTTCCGCCCCAGTACGAGCAAATTATCCCTTTATGAACGGCAATATGCTGGAGAACACAAACGCATGGAGTCAGCTAAACAAGCTGGGGCAGCCCTGGCCTATGAAGAATCCAAGGCTACCCTAGAAGCAATGGATAAATGGCTATCAGATTTGAGGAAAGTTGCTAATGGCGAAGCAACCTAA
- a CDS encoding DUF6262 family protein codes for MAKQPNREKQTAVLRSAQQKRKEQKREQVFRAIEEIKKSGKPLTFPNIAQVAGCSISYLYKWTELTEYIHDLQSQKTQQLNSLESKKPGPHSLKTLSR; via the coding sequence ATGGCGAAGCAACCTAATCGAGAAAAACAGACTGCTGTCCTTCGGTCAGCCCAACAAAAGCGAAAAGAGCAGAAACGTGAACAAGTGTTTCGCGCTATTGAAGAGATTAAAAAAAGCGGTAAACCCTTGACCTTCCCTAACATTGCTCAAGTCGCTGGCTGTTCCATTTCCTACCTCTACAAATGGACGGAATTAACTGAATACATTCATGATTTACAGTCGCAAAAAACACAGCAACTAAATTCATTAGAGTCGAAAAAACCAGGACCTCATAGCCTCAAAACTCTAAGTAGGTAG
- a CDS encoding IS630 family transposase (programmed frameshift) codes for MGARLRVFLSLEQDRTLFNLRTADVPQKVKDRAEVIRLNAHGWYVEKIAAHVNWTSQTVREVLHKWEKHGLQGLWEQPGRGGKATWQEEDIVFLEECLKKEPRTYNSHQLAQKLETERAIKLSPDRIRRVLKKGIDWKRARKSHKRKQDPTVQEYKQADLEMLELFAATGEIDLKYLDESGFCLWSEPGYTYYFRGEQKRLEQTLRRGRRLSIIGFLQPLISFVYGLVIGGVNRKSYIQMMELEAADAQKTGRIRVIVQDNGPIHRCHEVQELWPKWESMGLYIFFLPKYCSEM; via the exons ATGGGCGCTCGTTTAAGAGTATTCCTGAGTCTTGAGCAAGATAGAACTTTGTTCAACCTGAGAACAGCAGATGTACCACAGAAAGTCAAAGACCGAGCAGAAGTAATTAGGTTAAATGCACACGGTTGGTATGTGGAAAAAATAGCGGCTCATGTAAATTGGACTTCACAGACAGTTAGAGAAGTTTTGCATAAATGGGAAAAACATGGTCTACAAGGGCTATGGGAACAACCAGGCAGAGGAGGGAAAGCAACATGGCAGGAAGAGGACATAGTATTTTTGGAAGAATGCCTGAAAAAAGAACCACGAACATACAACAGTCATCAGTTGGCACAAAAATTAGAAACTGAACGCGCGATTAAACTGAGTCCCGACAGAATTAGACGGGTACTC AAAAAGGGGATCGATTGGAAGCGAGCCAGAAAAAGCCATAAAAGAAAACAAGACCCCACCGTTCAAGAGTACAAACAAGCTGACCTAGAAATGCTCGAATTATTTGCGGCGACGGGAGAAATAGACCTCAAGTATTTGGATGAATCAGGGTTTTGCTTGTGGAGTGAACCAGGCTACACCTATTACTTTCGCGGTGAACAAAAACGTTTGGAACAAACTCTTCGTCGTGGTCGCCGACTCAGCATCATCGGATTTCTTCAACCTTTGATCAGTTTTGTTTATGGTTTAGTCATTGGGGGCGTTAACCGGAAGTCTTATATCCAGATGATGGAGCTTGAAGCAGCTGATGCTCAGAAAACCGGACGTATTCGCGTAATTGTCCAAGATAACGGGCCAATACACCGATGTCATGAGGTACAAGAACTCTGGCCTAAATGGGAGAGTATGGGTTTGTACATCTTCTTTTTACCCAAATATTGCTCCGAAATGTAG
- a CDS encoding HNH endonuclease — MSQGVYPNNWKEIATAVKNTSEWRCTKCARVCLRPGEKPSDWTKSQRKAYTLQVHHWNCDPSDNRLENLACLCSALCRIHVVEALL; from the coding sequence ATGAGCCAGGGTGTGTATCCAAACAATTGGAAAGAAATAGCTACAGCTGTGAAAAATACTTCAGAGTGGCGTTGTACTAAATGCGCTCGTGTGTGTTTGCGACCTGGAGAGAAACCTTCTGACTGGACGAAATCTCAACGCAAAGCTTACACACTTCAGGTACATCACTGGAACTGCGATCCGTCTGACAACAGATTAGAAAATCTTGCTTGTTTGTGTAGTGCCTTATGTAGAATCCACGTCGTAGAAGCCTTGCTGTGA
- a CDS encoding strawberry notch-like NTP hydrolase domain-containing protein, which translates to MVSLIATQGSLFDVQTVLDYGQSVVNVAQELAKFLIEQRPLTTKTIQSQMNRHFHGTAAEGAWQWKDAYEAVEIASILYLRQKGLSSHPLEELQLIESLCPTHTRRSEEQLQLQQFSTPLALAYLVSVAGQITPDDLVLEPSAGTGILAQFAKLHGASLMLNEISSDRTKILRRLFGGVPLFSVNAEQINDYLVGKTQPSVVLMNPPFSASPKVNSRNPDATPRHINSALQRLCERGRLVAISANWFSPANPTWREIFVKWQEKARVVLSVGVSGKVYSKHGTTMETRITVIDKIPAAERADIPCIPETLDLTEILALIEQLPQRSQWQRSTIKAVAAVAKVVNLPQRIALSQPKSSEEIPDVVVLEYEVIEWSANEGLKDTLYEIYRPQRLRVKDAKPHPSLLCESAALALVSPPAPTYKSYLPQHIVTQGLLSEAQLESVIYAGQAHSEFLSGSYLVDDSWDNITVAANSEENAVRFRRGWFLGDGTGAGKGRQCAGIILDNWCQGRTKAIWVSKSSALIEDARRDWCALGGNEKDIIDLSNIKLADTIPFTQGILFCTYSTLRSQKNGKSRLKQIVEWAGKEYEGAIAFDECHAMGNAMAQEGKLGMIAASQQGIVGLRLQNALPLARVIYVSATGATIVSNLSYANRLGLWQTGDFPFTNREDFVESIEVGGIAAMEVVARDLKALGLYLARSLSFDGVEYEMLEIELTPTQERIYDSYADAFQVIHNNLEKALEVCNITGAKTYNRMAKMSALSQFESHKQRFFNHLLTGMKCPVLIKAIEQDIAQGHAVIVQIVSTNEELLKRRLNEVLPEEWKDLNLDLTPREYVMDYLLSAFPVHLHEIHSLEDGDERSEPAFDADGSPIVSAEAVSLRDALVDRLASLDPIPGALEQLLWHFGHKQIAEVTGRSKRVLKDDSGRLFVDSRGAGANIAETNAFMAGDKQILIFSDAGGTGRSYHADLNALNRRRRSHYLLEAGWRADNAIQGLGRSHRTNQASAPVFRPVTTNVRGERRFISTIARRLDSLGALTRGQRQTGGNGIFDTKDNLESQYAEYALYELFKQIFQGRFAQVPLGTFEQMTGLSLTSHEGGMKIDLPPLRQFLNRLLALTIGMQNTIFERFELLLSQQIETAIANGVFEVGVETLRAEQFTIESSQTVYTHPDTGSVTNYLKVEQVQKTNIKTAVEMLEFASQHQGRLIVNATSGNAAVSIPTHSLFDTEGGVVPRVLLIRPQKETRVPVDKLESSTWKTVSVDEFVAAWSKEVDELPSFTTDYLHLMTGILLPIWKILPQKNSRVFRLQTSDGQKILGRVVNAQDIQSVAEQLGMKNKLLSPAELVSLVLNEGYSQQLPGGVTLRRSYIASEPRLELVEALSLEERLVAVGCFTEIIQWRKRLFVPTGDRSAAVLAAVIGILG; encoded by the coding sequence ATGGTGAGCCTCATCGCTACACAAGGTTCTCTTTTTGACGTGCAAACTGTTTTAGATTACGGGCAATCGGTAGTCAACGTTGCTCAAGAACTCGCCAAATTCTTAATTGAGCAACGACCACTGACCACAAAAACGATTCAATCCCAGATGAATCGCCACTTCCACGGCACAGCAGCAGAGGGCGCTTGGCAGTGGAAGGACGCATACGAAGCTGTTGAGATTGCGTCAATTCTATATCTGCGGCAAAAGGGGCTATCTTCTCATCCCCTGGAAGAACTGCAACTGATTGAAAGCCTCTGCCCCACGCACACACGCCGCAGCGAAGAACAGTTGCAGCTTCAGCAGTTCTCTACACCTCTGGCTTTGGCGTATTTAGTTTCTGTTGCCGGACAAATCACACCTGATGATTTGGTACTAGAACCATCAGCTGGGACTGGCATTCTGGCTCAATTTGCTAAACTCCACGGCGCGAGTCTCATGCTCAACGAAATCTCAAGCGACAGAACCAAAATCCTGCGGCGACTCTTCGGTGGTGTTCCGTTGTTCTCTGTCAACGCCGAGCAAATAAATGACTATCTCGTTGGTAAAACTCAGCCATCTGTTGTGCTGATGAATCCACCTTTCTCGGCATCACCCAAAGTTAACAGTCGCAATCCAGATGCTACACCACGGCATATCAACTCGGCATTGCAAAGGTTGTGTGAGCGCGGCAGGCTGGTGGCAATTTCTGCTAATTGGTTCTCACCAGCTAACCCTACTTGGCGAGAGATTTTTGTTAAGTGGCAAGAGAAAGCAAGGGTGGTGCTTTCGGTTGGAGTCAGTGGTAAGGTTTACTCAAAGCACGGGACAACGATGGAAACCCGTATTACGGTAATTGATAAAATCCCGGCTGCTGAAAGAGCTGACATCCCTTGTATCCCTGAAACCCTAGATTTGACTGAAATACTGGCACTGATTGAGCAATTGCCGCAGCGTTCGCAATGGCAGCGTTCAACTATCAAAGCTGTGGCGGCGGTGGCGAAGGTAGTTAACTTGCCACAACGTATTGCACTCTCACAACCAAAATCATCCGAAGAAATTCCAGATGTAGTTGTTCTGGAATATGAGGTGATCGAGTGGTCTGCCAACGAAGGACTCAAAGATACGCTGTATGAAATCTATCGCCCACAAAGGCTGAGAGTCAAGGATGCCAAACCTCATCCATCGCTGCTTTGTGAAAGCGCAGCCCTGGCTCTCGTCTCGCCCCCTGCACCCACCTACAAATCCTATCTCCCTCAGCACATCGTCACGCAAGGATTGCTATCTGAAGCACAATTAGAAAGCGTGATCTACGCAGGTCAAGCGCACTCTGAGTTTCTGTCAGGTTCTTACTTGGTGGATGATTCTTGGGACAATATTACAGTAGCAGCAAATAGCGAAGAAAATGCCGTTAGATTTCGCCGTGGATGGTTTCTGGGTGATGGGACAGGTGCAGGTAAGGGTAGACAATGTGCTGGCATTATATTGGACAATTGGTGTCAAGGGCGGACAAAAGCCATCTGGGTATCTAAAAGTTCTGCTTTAATTGAGGATGCCCGACGAGATTGGTGTGCTTTAGGCGGTAATGAAAAGGACATCATCGACCTAAGCAATATCAAACTTGCTGATACCATCCCTTTTACCCAAGGCATCTTGTTCTGCACTTATTCCACGCTGCGTTCACAAAAGAACGGTAAAAGCCGGCTCAAGCAGATTGTTGAATGGGCTGGCAAGGAGTATGAGGGTGCGATCGCATTTGACGAGTGCCACGCGATGGGTAACGCTATGGCGCAGGAAGGTAAACTTGGTATGATCGCAGCTTCCCAGCAGGGCATTGTCGGGCTTCGGCTACAAAACGCACTTCCTCTTGCACGGGTTATCTACGTCTCTGCCACCGGAGCAACCATTGTCTCAAACTTGTCTTATGCCAATCGCTTGGGACTTTGGCAGACTGGTGATTTCCCGTTTACGAACCGTGAGGATTTTGTAGAGTCTATCGAAGTCGGTGGCATTGCGGCGATGGAAGTTGTTGCCAGGGATTTGAAGGCTTTGGGTCTGTATCTGGCACGATCGCTTTCATTCGATGGCGTTGAGTATGAGATGTTAGAAATCGAACTCACTCCTACTCAAGAAAGGATTTATGATAGTTACGCGGACGCTTTTCAGGTTATTCATAATAATTTAGAGAAAGCGCTAGAAGTTTGTAACATCACGGGTGCGAAAACATACAATCGCATGGCTAAAATGTCTGCATTGTCTCAGTTTGAATCCCACAAGCAAAGGTTCTTTAACCATTTGCTCACGGGGATGAAATGTCCCGTGCTGATCAAAGCAATTGAGCAGGATATCGCCCAGGGTCATGCTGTGATTGTACAAATAGTTTCTACCAACGAGGAATTATTGAAACGTCGGCTAAATGAGGTTTTACCAGAGGAATGGAAGGACTTAAACCTTGATCTAACTCCTCGTGAGTATGTCATGGACTACCTGTTAAGTGCGTTTCCTGTCCACTTACACGAAATTCATTCTCTTGAAGATGGAGATGAACGCTCTGAACCAGCCTTTGATGCCGATGGTTCTCCGATTGTATCGGCTGAAGCTGTGTCCTTGAGAGATGCCCTGGTTGACAGATTGGCAAGCCTTGACCCAATTCCCGGTGCATTAGAGCAACTGCTTTGGCACTTCGGTCACAAGCAAATTGCTGAAGTTACAGGACGGAGTAAGCGCGTTCTCAAGGATGATTCTGGACGCTTGTTTGTTGATTCACGGGGCGCTGGCGCTAACATTGCGGAAACTAACGCATTCATGGCGGGAGATAAGCAAATTCTCATCTTCTCTGATGCTGGTGGTACTGGTCGCAGTTACCATGCTGACTTGAATGCACTCAATCGTCGGCGGCGATCTCATTATTTGCTGGAAGCTGGCTGGAGAGCCGATAATGCCATTCAAGGGCTTGGGCGCTCTCACCGGACTAACCAAGCATCTGCACCAGTTTTCCGTCCTGTAACAACCAACGTTAGAGGTGAGCGCAGGTTCATTTCGACCATTGCTAGACGATTGGACAGTCTCGGCGCACTTACTCGTGGGCAACGACAAACGGGTGGCAACGGAATATTTGACACTAAGGATAACCTAGAATCTCAATACGCCGAATACGCCTTGTACGAATTATTCAAGCAGATATTCCAAGGTCGATTTGCCCAAGTGCCTCTGGGTACATTCGAGCAGATGACAGGTTTATCACTAACTTCTCACGAAGGAGGTATGAAAATAGACCTGCCACCTCTGCGACAGTTCCTCAATCGCTTGCTGGCTTTAACAATTGGGATGCAAAATACGATTTTCGAGCGCTTTGAACTTTTGCTGAGTCAGCAAATCGAGACAGCGATCGCTAATGGTGTCTTTGAGGTTGGTGTCGAAACTCTCCGGGCTGAACAGTTTACGATTGAAAGTAGTCAAACAGTATATACTCACCCAGATACCGGGAGTGTAACTAACTACTTGAAGGTTGAGCAAGTTCAGAAAACCAACATTAAAACGGCTGTCGAAATGCTGGAGTTTGCCTCCCAACACCAGGGGCGACTCATAGTAAATGCAACTTCAGGTAATGCTGCTGTGTCAATTCCTACTCATAGCTTATTTGACACTGAGGGTGGTGTTGTACCACGAGTTCTTCTCATTCGTCCCCAAAAGGAAACCCGTGTCCCCGTTGATAAGCTGGAATCTTCTACTTGGAAAACGGTTTCAGTCGATGAGTTTGTTGCAGCTTGGTCGAAGGAGGTAGACGAATTACCCTCTTTTACCACCGATTACCTGCACTTGATGACAGGAATATTACTACCAATTTGGAAAATTCTGCCGCAGAAGAACAGCCGGGTATTTCGCCTGCAAACTAGTGATGGTCAGAAGATTCTGGGACGGGTGGTCAATGCACAAGATATTCAGTCTGTGGCTGAACAATTGGGGATGAAGAACAAACTGCTTTCTCCAGCAGAACTTGTATCACTGGTTCTTAACGAAGGCTATTCTCAGCAATTGCCGGGTGGCGTAACCTTGCGTCGTTCTTACATTGCTAGCGAACCACGCTTGGAATTGGTTGAGGCTCTTTCCCTGGAAGAGAGACTTGTTGCTGTGGGTTGCTTCACGGAAATTATTCAATGGCGTAAGCGGTTGTTTGTGCCAACTGGAGATCGATCTGCGGCTGTTCTAGCGGCGGTGATTGGGATTCTTGGGTAA
- a CDS encoding MmgE/PrpD family protein, giving the protein MIQENTESNNSKQSKFSIWGKELEPLAQEGVKKEISKHKVAGCPIFYSLKGVAIIELSDGRCFEYHLRKNGTREIIREVKSR; this is encoded by the coding sequence ATGATACAGGAAAATACTGAATCTAATAACAGCAAACAGAGTAAATTCTCTATCTGGGGGAAAGAGCTTGAGCCGCTAGCTCAAGAAGGCGTGAAGAAAGAAATTAGCAAACATAAAGTTGCTGGTTGTCCAATTTTTTATTCTTTAAAGGGTGTAGCCATTATAGAGTTATCAGATGGTCGTTGCTTTGAATATCATCTACGAAAAAACGGAACACGAGAAATCATCCGTGAAGTTAAGAGTCGATGA